One window of the Epinephelus moara isolate mb chromosome 24, YSFRI_EMoa_1.0, whole genome shotgun sequence genome contains the following:
- the ccdc71 gene encoding uncharacterized protein ccdc71, with the protein MADAARGPVVGRPLAFANEEQRAVHSWSRISSAGHTVLLDALKILSPMSRDLSSSEELVTFLQELGEEGHKPTVLRSKDVYGYRSCTNQPLTQDMLKPPNRNVRPTAKRRGRKPPAKKREVHPSWNTSKNPKIQGVRPPELLVDHRAIICNRTPIRTVEMSQVRPCLRLTNIAGLSGFHTARLQIHTSWDPSSEAPSVAFSQQQHPPTLSGIPLQPSQNGGGVSTKAVALFSQKSLSCPIRLDGALIGDSAPVFYANGRAFPETHTELTSNGWRGNGLHREGRGPKELNNLTRQRNGWKDKNSLRWKVIKVDDSRSVAEARRKAQKILQVNLSPVIQIQPLNDVLRDFRYQNK; encoded by the coding sequence ATGGCTGACGCGGCTCGAGGTCCCGTGGTTGGCCGGCCATTGGCATTTGCCAATGAAGAGCAGAGGGCGGTCCACTCCTGGTCCAGGATCTCGTCAGCGGGGCACACTGTCCTCCTGGATGCTCTAAAGATCCTCAGTCCGATGTCCCGTGACCTCTCGAGCAGCGAGGAGCTGGTCACCTTCCTGCAGGAGCTGGGTGAGGAGGGCCACAAGCCCACCGTGCTGCGCAGCAAGGACGTGTATGGCTACCGCTCCTGCACAAACCAACCCTTGACTCAAGATATGCTGAAGCCACCCAACAGAAACGTCAGACCGACCGccaagaggagggggaggaagccCCCGGCCAAGAAGAGAGAAGTGCACCCATCCTGGAACACCTCCAAGAACCCCAAGATTCAAGGGGTCCGCCCTCCAGAGCTGCTGGTGGACCATCGTGCTATCATCTGCAACAGGACACCCATTCGGACTGTAGAGATGTCGCAGGTGCGGCCGTGCCTCAGACTGACCAACATTGCGGGCCTGTCCGGCTTCCATACGGCCAGACTCCAGATCCACACTTCCTGGGACCCGTCCTCAGAGGCACCCTCTGTTGCCTTTTCACAGCAACAGCACCCTCCAACGCTTTCAGGAATACCTTTGCAGCCTTCTCAGAACGGTGGTGGGGTGTCCACCAAAGCTGTGGCCTTGTTCAGCCAGAAGAGCCTGTCCTGCCCTATTCGACTGGACGGCGCCCTCATCGGAGATTCTGCACCGGTCTTCTACGCAAATGGACGGGCGTTCCCAGAGACTCATACAGAGCTGACCAGTAATGGCTGGAGGGGCAACGGCCTCCACCGGGAGGGTCGGGGCCCCAAGGAACTGAACAACTTGACCCGCCAGCGAAACGGCTGGAAGGACAAAAACAGTCTTAGATGGAAAGTGATAAAGGTGGATGACTCTCGCTCTGTGGCTGAGGCCCGCAGAAAAGCGCAGAAGATCCTACAGGTCAACCTGTCTCCAGTGATTCAGATCCAACCTCTCAACGATGTGCTGAGAGACTTCAGATACCAGAATAAATGA